The DNA region TGACCTGACGGACGATGAAGTGACGCGCCTTCGCGACATCATCGAGAAGGAGATGCGCGTCGAAGGTGATCTGCGGCGCGAAGTCGCGATGAACATCAAGCGACTGATGGATATCGGCTGCTATCGCGGTATTCGCCATCGACGCGGCATGCCGCTCCGTGGACAGCGCACGCGCACCAACGCCCGCACCCGGCGTGGCCCGAAGCGCGGCGTCGGTCTCAAGCGTCGCGGTCGATAGTCACGCATCTGCTTCGACGGCGTCGGCTCGTTGAGCCACTGCCTCGGGGCCGAATGTGATCGCAGACCTGGCACATTGGCACACCAAGGTAACGAAGCATCGGGATACAGGGAGGTCTCAAGCGCATG from Thermomicrobiales bacterium includes:
- the rpsM gene encoding 30S ribosomal protein S13; amino-acid sequence: MARIAGVDIPREKCVEFALPYIFGIGLPTSRQILERTGIDPTTRVRDLTDDEVTRLRDIIEKEMRVEGDLRREVAMNIKRLMDIGCYRGIRHRRGMPLRGQRTRTNARTRRGPKRGVGLKRRGR